A window of Clostridium sp. 'White wine YQ' contains these coding sequences:
- a CDS encoding magnesium transporter CorA family protein produces the protein MFTLPFKNDKKQQSINIKSINTEVKIVEFGGLKWIDIIKPTNNEINMLKEMYDFHDLLLEDCMTEHQRPKVDSYEDYSFIVLHLPRYKKEYFRLDFEEIDIFIGHDYLVTLHEGELKPLVELAQKCESSEVSQSEYMGKGSALLLYEIIKTLFDYCFPMLDKIGNIVNEINRQVFTNRSKDMLEVISRTKMQIINYRSVIKPLRPVILTLEKVIQKYLPKDMDIYFDDITDKIEKIWDMLENYKEVIESADNTFASLTNHTMNGLMRTFTIIQVAILPMTLVSGLFSMNVQGIPMHSYAMAFWIVFGMIFIPTIFIGILFFVKKDRWF, from the coding sequence ATGTTTACACTACCATTCAAAAATGATAAAAAACAACAATCTATTAACATTAAGAGCATAAATACAGAGGTGAAGATAGTAGAATTTGGTGGACTTAAATGGATAGATATCATAAAACCTACTAACAATGAAATTAATATGCTTAAGGAGATGTATGACTTTCATGATCTTTTATTAGAGGATTGCATGACTGAACATCAAAGACCAAAAGTAGATTCCTATGAAGATTATAGTTTTATTGTGCTTCATCTTCCTAGATATAAAAAAGAATATTTTAGACTTGATTTTGAAGAAATAGATATTTTTATAGGACATGATTATTTAGTTACACTTCATGAAGGAGAACTTAAGCCATTAGTAGAGCTAGCACAAAAATGTGAATCAAGTGAAGTTTCACAAAGTGAGTATATGGGAAAAGGTTCTGCACTATTATTGTATGAAATAATAAAAACACTGTTTGATTATTGTTTCCCTATGTTAGACAAGATTGGCAATATTGTTAATGAAATAAACAGACAAGTATTTACTAATCGTTCTAAAGATATGCTTGAAGTTATATCAAGAACAAAGATGCAGATCATTAATTATAGAAGTGTTATAAAACCATTAAGACCAGTTATTTTAACATTGGAAAAGGTTATTCAGAAATATTTGCCAAAGGATATGGATATATACTTTGATGATATAACAGATAAAATAGAAAAGATATGGGATATGCTTGAGAATTATAAAGAAGTAATAGAATCAGCAGATAATACTTTCGCGTCATTGACTAATCATACAATGAATGGGTTAATGCGTACCTTCACTATTATACAAGTTGCAATATTACCCATGACCCTTGTAAGCGGATTGTTTTCAATGAATGTACAAGGAATTCCTATGCATAGTTATGCTATGGCCTTTTGGATCGTATTTGGAATGATATTTATTCCAACAATATTTATAGGGATATTATTCTTTGTTAAAAAGGATAGATGGTTTTAA
- a CDS encoding ABC transporter permease, which yields MNSLGANVINEVQKLFLRKKTVVFLVVMALISFLSAFFISVIQSKLFFISLTAENFPLIILSVITNVFLPLFIFMLAAELFSGEIADRTMKLTLTRPIGRFKIFISKNIAIAAYVILNLFVIMISTLIAAVLFRFSIGSYGLIVISYMLDAIPALIVVTFASCIVQFFRSSIGSLVSCILLFIGVKIVAIFINGFNNAIFTSYLNWYTQWTSGGIKYLAHINLLFMLIAYGIIFFTIGFYLFDKKEF from the coding sequence ATGAATAGTTTAGGAGCTAATGTTATAAATGAAGTGCAAAAGCTTTTTTTAAGAAAGAAAACCGTAGTGTTTTTAGTTGTTATGGCTTTAATTAGCTTTCTATCAGCATTTTTTATTTCTGTAATTCAATCAAAATTATTCTTTATATCTTTAACAGCAGAAAATTTTCCTCTGATTATTTTAAGTGTTATTACTAATGTATTTCTCCCTTTATTTATCTTTATGTTAGCAGCAGAATTGTTTTCAGGCGAAATTGCAGATAGAACTATGAAATTAACACTTACAAGACCTATTGGTAGATTTAAAATATTTATCTCAAAAAATATAGCAATTGCTGCATATGTGATTTTAAATTTATTTGTAATAATGATTTCAACGTTAATTGCAGCGGTTTTATTTAGATTTAGTATCGGTAGTTATGGACTAATTGTAATTAGTTATATGTTAGATGCTATTCCAGCATTAATAGTAGTAACATTTGCTTCTTGTATAGTTCAATTCTTTAGGAGCAGCATTGGGTCACTAGTTAGCTGTATTTTATTATTTATTGGAGTCAAAATTGTAGCAATATTTATTAATGGTTTTAATAATGCTATCTTTACTTCTTATTTAAACTGGTATACTCAATGGACTTCAGGCGGAATTAAATATTTAGCTCATATTAATTTGTTATTTATGCTTATAGCTTACGGAATAATATTTTTCACCATTGGGTTTTATTTATTTGATAAAAAAGAATTTTAG
- a CDS encoding aspartyl-phosphate phosphatase Spo0E family protein, which yields MSEAEELLKDIESLREQLENTIKQKQENLINFEVISISRMLNSLLNKYNETIK from the coding sequence ATGTCAGAAGCTGAGGAATTATTAAAAGATATTGAATCATTAAGAGAACAATTAGAAAATACCATTAAACAGAAACAGGAAAATTTAATTAATTTTGAAGTTATTAGTATTAGTAGAATGTTGAATTCACTTTTGAACAAATATAATGAGACCATTAAATAA
- a CDS encoding NAD(P)/FAD-dependent oxidoreductase yields MEVAIMGAGMSGLSCALTLEKHGINPHVFEKRSQVGDRFVNGEAMFSILNRPIKDSINYISKEFDIHLKPITEANKIVIHSKNEVGSIKGKIGYLNIRGRHKDSYESQLARQVKTEINYNSTYSYEDLCKKYDYVVLATGDGEYACDLGNYRCDLTCKMKGVTVEGEFNRDVPEVWFNYEVIPKGYGWLIPYSEREANIVMAYPCYPNNIKLDLNQVWEKFYGLICKDLNQEFRITDEFNFTRYMMGICNSPKIDNTYFVGNCFGAISPGLGFGQFVAILTGVYSAYDICGIGKYEKLVRPLIDNYNNSLELRRYLQSLTDDKLDSSIKSLDNKFFDKLIDKIFSTKSHIDLMELTTPIMKLNNYYNEKINN; encoded by the coding sequence ATGGAAGTTGCGATAATGGGAGCAGGAATGTCAGGCTTGTCTTGCGCTTTAACATTAGAGAAGCATGGTATAAACCCCCATGTTTTTGAAAAAAGAAGTCAGGTAGGAGACAGATTTGTTAACGGAGAAGCAATGTTTAGTATACTAAATAGGCCTATTAAAGATAGCATAAATTATATATCAAAAGAATTTGATATACATTTAAAGCCAATTACTGAAGCAAATAAAATAGTAATACATTCAAAAAATGAAGTTGGAAGTATTAAAGGTAAAATAGGATATTTAAATATTAGAGGAAGGCATAAAGACTCATATGAATCTCAGTTAGCAAGGCAGGTTAAAACAGAAATAAATTATAATTCAACCTATAGTTATGAAGATTTATGTAAGAAGTATGATTATGTTGTATTAGCAACTGGAGATGGAGAATATGCATGCGATTTAGGGAATTATAGATGTGATTTAACTTGTAAGATGAAAGGAGTAACAGTAGAAGGGGAATTTAACAGAGATGTTCCAGAAGTGTGGTTCAATTATGAGGTGATCCCTAAGGGGTATGGATGGCTCATTCCATATAGCGAAAGGGAAGCTAATATTGTAATGGCATATCCTTGTTATCCTAATAATATTAAACTAGATTTAAATCAAGTTTGGGAAAAGTTTTATGGTTTAATATGCAAAGACTTGAATCAAGAATTTAGAATAACTGATGAATTTAATTTTACTAGGTATATGATGGGAATATGTAATTCACCAAAAATTGATAATACATATTTTGTTGGAAATTGCTTTGGAGCAATCTCTCCAGGGCTTGGTTTTGGCCAGTTTGTGGCTATATTAACGGGAGTTTATTCTGCTTATGATATTTGCGGAATAGGTAAATATGAAAAGCTTGTTAGGCCTTTAATTGATAATTATAACAATTCATTAGAGTTAAGGAGATACCTACAAAGCTTGACAGATGACAAGCTAGATTCTTCTATTAAATCATTAGATAACAAATTTTTTGACAAGCTAATAGATAAAATTTTTTCAACTAAAAGTCATATAGATTTGATGGAATTAACCACTCCAATTATGAAATTAAATAATTATTACAATGAAAAAATCAATAATTAA
- a CDS encoding VWA domain-containing protein, producing the protein MYCVKCGKEMESNAKFCTNCGEPVAPNEPKIVSEYVDKSEENTINAEDLTMPEGQKEEKSYNIDNSDNEINSKENIDEFKKSDELEFASETQINNSNSKLNKQKKLPNKKLIIAASAFAIVLLGVFIITNMLKNTKSMLKEIETTLASCDEYILDNYKSEYDTLKSRVDTEKKEQNNQKIKELLADTKNFITKLEKDNNNIIDNMLKETKAKDTSRAYPEELEKIKGYEDKVTSYKKENKFISAQKVLTDWNNLIVTINTNHDNYDVVVNQIDFNSYPKIKVYLSIEDKNTKEVPNNLDPRFFYISEKNAGKNEFIKQTIQKVTQLNQQESLNINIVADVSDSMTGSPLQKAQVIMTNFLDQVQFDIKDEVELTAFSNGVRTCAPFTDKKELLKNQIANLKTENLTALYDALFAAVNNTAVQNGAKCVVAFTDGQDNFSKVTPDEVIQVAKRYNVPIFIIGIGSGLDTSNLENIAKSTNGLYKQINNISDMSDLYQKIYKQNKEMYLIEYESQEKNNMIDERTLKIDIQTRKEGGGTSYTFTPRMLISTQSDLNNTDEISGLIGNYLRNYIKAINNHDYSYIESYLVPGGGVEKEVKPYIMNDIQEQLLSLEIINKEFKDSDTCIVTTRETYEVQNHDDPLHMRVLEGKYEVKKQSDGKWKILNFADLYKVISKINY; encoded by the coding sequence TTGTACTGTGTAAAATGTGGAAAAGAAATGGAATCGAATGCAAAGTTTTGCACGAATTGTGGAGAGCCTGTAGCACCAAATGAACCGAAAATCGTTAGTGAGTATGTTGATAAATCTGAAGAAAATACTATAAATGCTGAAGATTTAACAATGCCAGAAGGTCAGAAAGAAGAGAAATCTTACAATATTGATAACAGTGATAATGAAATTAATAGTAAAGAAAATATAGATGAATTTAAAAAGAGTGATGAATTAGAATTTGCTTCTGAGACTCAAATTAATAACAGTAACAGCAAGTTGAACAAACAAAAAAAGTTGCCCAATAAGAAATTAATAATAGCAGCCTCTGCATTCGCAATAGTGTTGCTGGGTGTATTTATTATAACGAATATGTTAAAGAATACAAAATCTATGCTTAAAGAAATTGAGACTACATTGGCTTCTTGTGATGAATATATATTAGATAACTATAAGTCAGAATATGATACCCTAAAGAGTAGAGTAGACACTGAAAAAAAGGAACAAAACAATCAAAAAATAAAAGAATTATTAGCCGATACTAAGAATTTTATAACCAAATTAGAGAAGGACAATAATAATATAATAGATAATATGCTTAAAGAAACAAAAGCAAAAGATACGTCTAGGGCATATCCTGAGGAACTTGAAAAAATAAAAGGTTATGAGGATAAGGTTACATCTTATAAGAAAGAAAACAAATTTATTAGTGCCCAAAAGGTATTAACTGATTGGAATAACCTAATTGTAACAATTAATACTAATCATGATAATTATGATGTAGTCGTTAATCAAATCGATTTTAATAGTTATCCCAAAATAAAGGTATATTTATCAATAGAAGATAAAAATACAAAAGAAGTACCTAATAATTTAGATCCTCGTTTTTTCTACATTTCAGAAAAAAATGCTGGTAAGAATGAATTCATAAAGCAGACAATTCAAAAAGTAACACAATTAAATCAACAAGAAAGTCTAAATATTAATATAGTAGCAGATGTAAGCGATAGTATGACTGGTAGTCCATTACAGAAAGCTCAAGTAATAATGACTAATTTTTTGGATCAAGTTCAATTTGATATAAAGGATGAAGTTGAGCTAACAGCATTTTCGAATGGAGTTCGTACATGTGCACCATTTACAGATAAAAAAGAACTTTTAAAAAATCAAATAGCTAATCTTAAAACTGAAAATCTTACAGCATTGTATGATGCTCTTTTTGCAGCAGTTAATAATACCGCTGTGCAGAATGGCGCAAAATGTGTAGTAGCATTTACTGATGGACAAGATAACTTCAGTAAAGTTACACCTGATGAAGTAATTCAGGTAGCAAAGAGATATAATGTGCCTATATTTATAATAGGTATAGGTTCTGGACTCGACACTTCAAATTTAGAGAATATAGCGAAGAGTACGAATGGGTTATATAAGCAAATAAACAATATATCAGATATGTCAGACCTATATCAGAAAATTTATAAACAAAACAAGGAAATGTATCTCATTGAATACGAATCTCAGGAAAAAAATAATATGATTGATGAAAGAACATTAAAAATAGATATTCAAACCCGTAAAGAAGGTGGAGGAACAAGTTACACATTTACTCCAAGAATGCTTATTTCAACTCAATCAGATTTGAACAATACAGATGAGATATCAGGATTGATTGGAAATTATTTAAGAAATTATATTAAGGCAATTAACAATCATGATTATTCTTATATAGAAAGCTATTTAGTGCCTGGTGGAGGCGTTGAAAAAGAGGTTAAACCATATATAATGAATGATATACAGGAACAATTGCTTTCACTTGAAATAATAAACAAAGAATTTAAAGACTCCGATACCTGCATTGTAACCACAAGAGAAACCTATGAAGTACAAAATCATGATGACCCATTACACATGAGGGTATTGGAAGGAAAATACGAAGTTAAGAAACAGTCTGATGGAAAGTGGAAAATTTTAAATTTTGCAGACCTATATAAAGTTATATCGAAAATAAATTATTAA
- a CDS encoding DUF5658 family protein, which translates to MEIINRYKGISHIKRKFIFLFILNVIDLFFTWIVLFTNGEYFSEANLVMRKIIYNIPQAFIVKIGGVGLVIFYWYYRLRGSNEKDILLSNKVLNFLIIAFCIITFVHLLNLGLCFYINLS; encoded by the coding sequence ATGGAGATAATAAATAGGTATAAGGGAATAAGCCATATTAAGAGAAAATTTATTTTTTTATTTATTCTAAATGTTATAGATCTTTTTTTTACTTGGATTGTACTTTTTACAAATGGAGAATATTTTAGTGAAGCAAATTTGGTAATGAGAAAAATTATATATAATATTCCTCAAGCATTTATTGTAAAAATAGGCGGAGTTGGGTTAGTTATTTTCTATTGGTATTATAGGCTTAGAGGTTCAAATGAAAAAGATATTCTACTATCTAACAAGGTTCTTAATTTCTTAATAATTGCGTTTTGCATCATTACTTTTGTACATCTGTTAAATCTAGGTTTGTGTTTTTATATAAATTTATCATAG
- a CDS encoding DedA family protein: MIEAIVNWAIFILGKLGYFGVFTLMALESACIPIPSEAILPFGGYLASSAYTGQRLNLLIVILVGTLGGTLGSIVMYYIGAKGGRPLVEKYAEKLKLSNNNIEMSYKYFNKYGDKIAFFSRLLPIIRTFISLPAGISKMNLKKFIIYTFLGSFIWSVILGYAGFIMGENWTKIRSLLHIMDYLVIVLIFGLIIYIVIRNKKKAINEN; encoded by the coding sequence ATGATAGAAGCAATAGTAAATTGGGCAATTTTTATTTTAGGGAAGTTAGGGTACTTCGGTGTATTTACATTGATGGCACTGGAAAGTGCATGTATTCCTATTCCGAGCGAGGCAATATTGCCATTTGGAGGATATTTAGCCTCATCTGCATATACTGGTCAAAGATTAAATCTTCTAATAGTTATATTGGTTGGGACATTGGGAGGAACTTTAGGTTCAATTGTAATGTACTATATAGGTGCTAAGGGAGGAAGACCACTAGTTGAAAAGTATGCAGAAAAACTCAAGTTATCAAATAACAATATTGAAATGAGTTATAAGTATTTTAATAAATATGGAGATAAGATAGCTTTTTTCTCAAGATTACTTCCAATAATAAGAACATTTATTTCATTACCAGCAGGAATAAGTAAAATGAATCTTAAAAAATTTATAATATATACTTTCCTAGGTTCGTTTATTTGGAGCGTAATACTTGGGTATGCAGGATTTATAATGGGTGAAAACTGGACTAAGATTCGTTCATTACTTCACATAATGGATTACTTAGTGATAGTTTTAATATTTGGATTAATAATTTATATTGTTATTAGAAATAAGAAAAAAGCAATTAATGAGAATTAA
- a CDS encoding zinc ribbon domain-containing protein has translation MYCRNCGKEILENDKFCPECGTKNEAGAIQNQSSNIPNVTQVTKSVLDSINLSKDKSVDFYITLGSSVIMIFLMFGGWVKASFLGLQSNSFSLYRIFSLASQFKNFDSHNSFVSAFNFFAFLFFVGAILGSLLLCVYCYKLIKDFKSSLLWGNRAMITVSLLSAGFVIVIMIVNSSLKSESYGLVSNLLSFTATPFIVLVGGLANKFYFLKKLESEIPH, from the coding sequence ATGTATTGTAGAAATTGTGGTAAAGAAATTTTAGAGAATGATAAATTTTGTCCTGAGTGTGGTACAAAAAATGAGGCAGGAGCAATACAAAATCAATCTTCAAATATACCAAATGTAACTCAAGTTACCAAATCAGTATTAGATTCAATTAATCTTTCAAAAGATAAAAGTGTTGATTTTTATATTACTCTTGGATCTTCTGTAATAATGATATTTTTAATGTTTGGGGGCTGGGTAAAAGCATCATTTTTAGGCTTACAAAGTAATAGTTTTTCATTATATAGAATATTTAGTTTAGCTAGTCAATTTAAAAACTTTGATAGTCATAATAGTTTTGTATCAGCTTTTAATTTTTTTGCTTTTCTCTTTTTTGTAGGTGCTATTTTGGGTTCTTTATTATTATGCGTGTACTGCTACAAGCTCATTAAGGATTTTAAGAGTAGTTTGTTATGGGGAAATCGTGCAATGATAACGGTTAGTTTATTATCAGCAGGATTTGTTATTGTGATAATGATAGTAAATTCAAGTTTAAAAAGTGAAAGTTACGGATTAGTATCTAATTTACTTTCTTTTACGGCAACACCTTTTATTGTATTAGTGGGAGGGCTTGCTAATAAGTTTTATTTTTTGAAAAAATTAGAGAGTGAAATTCCTCATTAA
- a CDS encoding Cof-type HAD-IIB family hydrolase yields the protein MCKYKMVCLDIDGTLINSNHKITEKTKEVINKIANEMKIYTVLVSARMPKGIIPLQNELNISEPIICYSGALIMDKHSNVLVNKVINSKVMKKIYDTSKDFKVSLSIYKDDEWYIENLDKWAINESEITNISPKIIDFNNLIKQLEKQNSGANKILCMGEPEDIQLLYKKITTSNEDINVYPSKPTYLEIMAKEVSKTSAIEFLCKEFNVERSQVIAIGDNYNDIDMIEYAALGIAMGNAPSKVKEHADEVTFTNDEDGVAKALEKHLIKVL from the coding sequence ATGTGTAAATATAAAATGGTATGTTTAGATATAGATGGGACATTAATAAATTCAAATCATAAGATTACAGAAAAAACAAAAGAGGTAATTAACAAAATTGCAAATGAGATGAAAATTTATACAGTTCTAGTATCAGCAAGAATGCCAAAAGGAATAATTCCACTACAAAATGAACTTAATATTTCTGAGCCGATTATTTGTTATAGTGGAGCATTAATAATGGACAAGCATTCAAATGTATTAGTTAATAAAGTTATAAATTCTAAGGTCATGAAAAAGATATATGATACTTCAAAAGATTTTAAGGTAAGTTTAAGCATATATAAGGATGATGAATGGTATATAGAAAACCTCGATAAATGGGCAATAAATGAAAGTGAGATTACTAATATTTCTCCTAAAATAATAGATTTCAATAATTTAATTAAACAATTAGAGAAACAAAATTCTGGAGCAAATAAGATTTTGTGTATGGGTGAGCCGGAAGATATTCAGTTATTATATAAAAAGATTACAACTAGTAATGAGGATATAAATGTATATCCATCAAAGCCAACTTACTTAGAAATTATGGCAAAAGAGGTATCTAAAACATCAGCCATAGAGTTTTTATGCAAGGAATTTAATGTTGAAAGATCGCAGGTTATAGCTATAGGTGATAACTACAATGATATAGATATGATAGAATATGCAGCACTTGGAATTGCCATGGGAAATGCACCTAGCAAGGTCAAAGAGCACGCAGATGAAGTTACCTTTACCAATGACGAAGATGGCGTGGCTAAGGCTCTAGAAAAGCATTTAATCAAGGTACTGTAG
- a CDS encoding CDP-alcohol phosphatidyltransferase family protein, with the protein MTKNIPNMLSSLRIVFSIFLLTLIPHKIIFVAIYIFIGLTDVLDGFIARRYGLESDLGAKLDSFADFVFYLIFLIIFLKEYSSIINFNRVIMLILIIAIRILNLLFTKIKYKEFVFIHTIGNKLSGLIIFLMPIMLIFIKSPILVWTILIIVLISALEELLITIKYKEPDLNRRSILFK; encoded by the coding sequence ATGACAAAGAATATTCCTAATATGTTGTCAAGTTTGAGAATTGTATTTTCAATTTTTTTATTAACACTTATACCTCACAAAATTATATTTGTAGCAATATATATATTTATAGGTTTAACAGACGTATTAGATGGATTTATTGCAAGAAGGTATGGATTAGAAAGTGATTTAGGAGCAAAATTAGACTCGTTTGCTGACTTTGTATTTTATTTAATATTTCTCATAATCTTTTTAAAAGAATACTCCTCAATTATAAATTTCAATCGTGTGATTATGCTTATTCTTATAATAGCTATTCGAATATTAAATTTGTTATTTACTAAAATTAAATACAAAGAGTTTGTATTTATTCATACAATTGGAAATAAGTTATCGGGATTGATTATTTTCCTTATGCCTATAATGCTTATATTTATTAAAAGTCCCATTTTAGTATGGACTATTTTAATAATTGTATTGATATCAGCTCTGGAAGAGCTTTTGATTACTATTAAATATAAAGAGCCAGATTTAAATAGAAGAAGTATTTTATTTAAATAA
- the dmpI gene encoding 4-oxalocrotonate tautomerase DmpI → MPVIQLDGPKISKEQKEQLVKEFVTSASKILNIPEQAFVTVIKENDYDNIGNGTSLLSNLHK, encoded by the coding sequence ATGCCAGTTATACAGCTTGATGGACCTAAGATCTCAAAGGAACAAAAAGAACAACTTGTAAAAGAATTTGTTACTTCTGCTAGTAAAATTCTTAACATTCCAGAGCAAGCTTTTGTTACAGTAATTAAAGAGAATGATTATGACAATATTGGTAATGGTACAAGTTTATTATCAAATCTTCATAAGTAG
- a CDS encoding DeoR/GlpR family DNA-binding transcription regulator, translating to MYQEERLLKILEYLNEHRKMSVHDICETLNVSRDTARRDIIKLIEQGTAIRTHGGIAIPAIRNTIKVYGERLKSYSEGKKSIAKRALPFIHYKEHYFFDVSTTISFLAEYLNEEVTVVTHSLDNIEVLSEKENVKVYSTGGYLNRDNRFFYGPDSIRYFKNMLFDAVFLGAAAIMENGIYYVDEEDACIKSAVVKRSSKVIVLAEYEKFSLSSYHKGVDLDEIDIIITDKIPPKNFLEIIESKNIEVIVI from the coding sequence ATGTATCAAGAAGAAAGGTTATTAAAGATTTTAGAATATCTAAATGAACATCGTAAAATGTCAGTACATGATATCTGTGAAACTTTGAATGTATCGAGAGATACAGCGCGTCGTGATATTATAAAACTGATAGAGCAAGGGACTGCAATTAGAACCCATGGAGGAATTGCAATACCAGCTATAAGAAATACAATTAAAGTTTATGGAGAAAGACTTAAATCTTATTCAGAAGGTAAAAAAAGTATAGCAAAAAGAGCGTTGCCGTTTATTCATTATAAAGAACACTATTTTTTTGATGTTTCAACAACAATAAGTTTTTTAGCAGAATATTTAAACGAAGAGGTTACAGTCGTTACTCATTCTCTAGATAATATTGAAGTTCTTTCAGAAAAGGAAAATGTTAAAGTTTATTCTACTGGAGGATATCTAAATAGAGATAATAGATTCTTTTACGGTCCTGACTCCATACGTTATTTTAAGAATATGCTTTTTGATGCGGTGTTCTTAGGTGCTGCAGCTATAATGGAAAATGGCATATATTATGTGGATGAAGAAGATGCATGTATAAAAAGTGCTGTAGTAAAACGTTCGTCAAAAGTAATTGTTCTTGCAGAATACGAAAAATTTTCGTTGAGTAGTTACCATAAGGGCGTAGATTTAGATGAAATAGATATTATAATCACTGATAAAATTCCGCCTAAAAACTTTTTAGAAATAATTGAATCAAAGAATATTGAAGTAATAGTTATTTAA
- a CDS encoding GNAT family N-acetyltransferase, translating into MNLEIIKTDSKNSDFIMLINELDKDLRERNGEIQDQYDKHNKIDNVNDVVIIYVDKKPVACGAFKEYNTETAELKRIFVLKSFRGQGFSKLLVNSLEELSSSKGYKYAILETGRKHIEAINLYKRSGYTITENYDPYIGMTESICMKKNL; encoded by the coding sequence ATGAATTTAGAAATTATTAAGACTGATAGTAAAAATAGTGATTTCATTATGCTTATAAATGAATTGGATAAAGATCTTAGGGAAAGAAATGGAGAAATACAAGATCAATATGATAAACATAATAAGATTGATAATGTAAATGATGTTGTAATTATATATGTTGATAAAAAGCCTGTAGCTTGTGGGGCTTTTAAGGAATATAATACTGAAACTGCAGAGCTTAAAAGAATATTTGTACTAAAAAGTTTTAGGGGACAAGGATTTTCAAAATTATTAGTTAATAGCTTAGAGGAATTATCAAGTAGTAAAGGCTATAAATATGCTATTTTAGAAACAGGAAGAAAACATATTGAAGCAATTAATTTATATAAAAGAAGTGGATATACAATAACTGAAAATTATGATCCATATATAGGTATGACAGAGAGCATTTGTATGAAAAAAAACTTATAG
- a CDS encoding ABC transporter ATP-binding protein, which translates to MEKVLEVKDLTKIYSNGRGVKNISFEVIKGEIFGFLGPNGAGKTTVMKSIIGLNSIQSGNVKILGHDLKDEFEVALRSVGAIIETADVYEYMSAYNNLKTVARFYSNIKESDIEDILGKVNLSQYKNEKVSKFSLGMKQRLALAMALISNPELVILDEPTNGLDIEGTVEMRNMIIELAKEKNMTFFISSHLVHELELMCNKVAIIHNGQLINSGTSISEIKKEYNTLEDFYMHEIKGGEKNE; encoded by the coding sequence ATGGAAAAGGTTTTGGAAGTAAAAGATTTAACTAAGATTTACTCTAATGGTAGAGGAGTAAAGAATATTAGTTTTGAAGTGATAAAGGGAGAAATATTTGGATTTCTTGGTCCTAATGGGGCAGGTAAGACAACTGTAATGAAGTCCATTATTGGATTAAATTCTATTCAAAGTGGGAATGTCAAAATCCTAGGACATGATTTGAAAGATGAATTCGAAGTTGCATTAAGGTCTGTTGGGGCTATTATCGAAACAGCAGATGTTTATGAATATATGTCAGCATATAACAATCTTAAGACAGTTGCTAGATTTTATAGCAATATTAAAGAATCAGATATTGAGGATATATTAGGGAAGGTTAACCTTAGTCAATATAAAAATGAAAAGGTAAGCAAATTCTCATTAGGAATGAAGCAGAGACTTGCACTAGCAATGGCACTTATTTCAAATCCTGAATTGGTAATATTAGATGAGCCAACCAATGGACTAGATATAGAAGGTACTGTTGAAATGAGAAATATGATCATAGAACTAGCCAAAGAAAAAAATATGACTTTCTTTATCTCAAGTCATTTAGTGCATGAGTTAGAACTAATGTGTAATAAAGTGGCAATAATTCATAATGGACAATTGATTAATAGTGGAACTTCAATAAGTGAAATAAAAAAAGAGTACAATACCTTAGAAGATTTCTATATGCATGAGATTAAAGGAGGGGAGAAGAATGAATAG